GATAAGGTTTCTAGCTTCGATTGGATGACACTAGCAGAAGTAAGAAATTCAATGCTAGTATAATATCACGAATAACAGAGGTTTTCATCAGGAAATTTAGTAAAATTGTTGAAAAATATGGAAATTATTACCATTCCAGTTGGCCGATTACAGGTTAATTGCTATCTTTTGATTGCCGAAAATAAAGAAACATTAATCATTGATCCTGGAGATGATGCTGACTTAATAGCTCAAAAAATCTCAGAAGAACAACTCAAACCTCTTGCTATGCTTGCTACTCATGGTCATTTTGATCATGTAATGGCAGCTTTTGAACTTCAAGAAAATTTTAACATTCCTTTTCTGCTTGATCCCAAGGATGAATTTCTTCTTGAGAGATTAAGCCAAACTGCTAGTCATTTTTTAGGTGAAAAAGTCGAAGCTTGGCCACCAAGGAAAATTACACCGCTATCTATAGAGACAATTCGTGAATTGTCTCTACCTAAAGAATTTGACTTTAAAATTATCCCCACTCCTGGCCATACCCCTGGCTCAGCGAGTCTTTACTTTCCGTGTCATCCTGAGTCTTCGATGAAATCGAAGGCAAAGGATCTTGCTGAAAAAAAGATTCTTCGCTCTGCTCAGAATGACATAGCAAGTTGCGTTTTTGTAGGGGATGTGCTTTTTGCGGGTGGAGGGTTTGGTCGAACTGATTTTTCTTACTGCTCAAGCGCTGATTTACAGAAGTCAATTGCCAGACTTTTTGCATTACCAGATGAGACCATTATTTATTCTGGACATGGGGAGGGGAGTAGGATTGAAAGCGAAAAAGAATATTTTGACTAATGTTTCCTCGATATCTGAAATTCTAAGCACCTTATTAAAGTTAATAATCATTTTTAGAATTTGAGTAATTAATTTGGAAAAGACATGTAGCCGAATATCTGGTGTTATGTAATGTAGACTTTTCCGTCTTTTTAAAATCAAACTTACAGTATTATTTCATCTCCTTCACCTAAGAGCTGAACTGCTCCATTATTGATTATTAGAGCTTGCTTATCAGTTAATATCCTCAATGGATGACCAGTATTACTAAAATCTTTTTTTAAACGTTCCATCATGTCAGGTGTGTAATGAGCTTTTAATAAAAAAGGCACAATGTTCATAGCAGTAAAATCGGTAATACCAAATCTATCAAAGCCACGCTCATTAAACGTTGACATTATGATAGATGGGCCTGTGATATATGAACCAGCACTTGAACCAATATATACAACTCCTTCAGATAACTTTTCTTTAATCACTTTTTCAAAGTTGCTATCTCTGACAGATTTAAGTAGATAGTATGTGTTTCCTCCCTCAACAAAAATAATGTCATGTCCATCTAGTGCCTTTCTTAGCTCGCCTTCATTCATGCCAGCTATGTCAATATCATTAAAGGAGAAGTTTAGCTTGTTTATTGTGTTTTGGAAGTTTTTTGCATAAGAATCATCATGCACCTTCTTTGATGCAGTAGAGATGTAGGCTATTTTACAGTCCGTAATTTTTTTAGGTAAATATTGATTTATATTATTTTGAATAATAAATTTACCACTGGAAGTGAGAATTAACATACTCATAAGTAAAGGAAAAGGTTACTTTACATAACTCATTTATATACAAACTGTTTTTATAACTAAAAATAAATCCCCAACCCTAAAACCCCATGCACAATAGCCAAGCCGATCGTAATACGGGCTAAGGTGGAATGATATTTGAAAGGTAAAAATTTAATACCCTTTTTCTGTAGCGTGGGAATACTAGCAGTTAGGATTAATAAGAGAAGAGTTATAATCCCCAGATACATAATCAATGGTTTGCCAAGAATTAGAAAAAAAGTGATTTGAGTTAGCATTATTTAATACTACCAATAAGATAATCCGGGAGCAAATCCTGAGCTTTACCAGCATGAGCTGGCTTGCTGTCAAATAGGGCTGTAGCGTCGATACCACAACCTTGCACGATTGCTTTTCCACCAGGATGAGTTGGAATAAACTTGGTCACATCATAAACCTTATCATGAATTACCAGCCAACAATCAGATTCACCATTGTGTTTAGCTACTTCATCTAATGAATATGTTTTAGTCTCCGTGGTATTGTCGGGAGTGGAAGTAGTTTGACTTTGAGTAGGTGAAATTTGTGGCTGAGATTGATTTTGGGTAGAAGCACTTGTATTACAAGCAGTCAATAAAATGCCAGAAAAAAACAAAAAAGAAATGAAGATTTTTTTCATAGTTATTTCAAATGTTTAATGCAGTTAAAACTAATAATAGTATAGTTTTTATTTTCATCAATTTCAAAAATACAAACAGAAGTATTTTTGAGTTTTTCTATTGTCCGTAAATCCTGATGAGTTTTTGAAGTCAAGGCTGCAATTAGGGCACGATTGATTCCATTATGTCCAACCATCAAGACTGTTTCTTGAGAGTGCTTTTTCAAAACTGTTTGTAAAAATTGAGAAGCGCGATTAAAAAGTTCTTCAGTACTTTCACCAACTTCACAAGTAACACTAGTTAAACTGGTTTCTTTACCAAAACCTAACTCTTCTTTGCTTTTACCTTGCCAGGGACCTAAAAATTTTTCTCTTAGATCCTGAACATAATTTACAATAATATGAGCATGATATTTAGCAATTTCTTTGGTAGTGTCTGCAGCTCTGGCTAAATCACTTGAATAAATTGCATCAATGCGTTCTGATTTGAGGCGTTTGGCCAATTTCTTAGCTTGTTCTATTCCCTCCTTAGATAATTTACCTGGAAGATGACCTTGAATAATACCCGCAATGTTTTCTTCGGTTAAACCATGACGAGTAAGAATCAATTTCATATTTTGAAATTTGGCTCTCCAATTAATTAATGTTTTTTAGTTTACTTTTGCCACAAGCCATGCAGATTGCAATATTCCCGCACGGTCATTTCTTGAGCTTGAACCTCAAACTCAGCTTCCGGTTTTTCACCGGGATGTAGGAATTTACGGTAGCAAACTCCGTCGGCAATAAGCTGAATCCACTGGATAAAATGATCTTTTTCCATGGGATGCTCTATTTCTCCGACTTTAACCTTGATGCCATTTGCAGTTTTTTCTACTACTGGTACGTGTTTTTCCTGGCCTTGATCCTGGGTTTTAGGCTCAAGTAGCTCCATCGGCTGATTACAGCAAACTAAGGTGCCACTACCTTCTTGCAGCACTTCAATAATATGACCGCAAACATTGCAGCGGAAAATTTGATGACGTTTAGCCATAGATGCCTCCTTATTTTTTAACTTCAAAAAAAGCTTGAGGATGAGAGCAAGATGGACAAATCATAGGAGCATCAGTTCCCTCATGAACATAACCGCAATTACGACAGACCCAGGTTACTTTTTGTTTCTTTTTAAAGACAGTCTTTTCTTCGAGCTGCTTGAGGAATTTTTTGTACCGATCTTCATGATTTTGTTCAGCTACTGCAATTGAACGCAAGCGAGCAGCAATCTCCTTCATGCCTTCTTTTTCAGCTATGTCGGCAAAGCCAGGATACATACTGGTATATTCATAATTTTCCCCAGCAATAGCAGCTTTCAAGTTTTCAATAGTAGTTTCTAAAGTAGTTGGAACTTCGGCTTCGACTTGCAAGCTGTCAAACTGCTCTTTTTCCTTGAGTTGATTGATCAGTCGCATTAGCCATTTGGCATGTTCTTTTTCCTGAGCAGCAGTAAGCTCAAAATTAGCCGCAATTTCTTCATAGCCTTCTTTTTGGGCAATCTTGGCATAAAAGGTGTAGCGATTACGGGCTTGGCTTTCACCAATAAATGCTTTAGCTAAATTGGAAATAGTGTCTTTCATAAGACCTCCTTTTTAATGTTTGCTAAGTACTACTGATAATAAAGAAAATAAAATTAAAATCAAGTTTTTTAAACCTCAATTTCCCATCTGACCATCTTGCCACTCTTATCAAACTCGCTTCGGGCAGTGAAAACCGTATTTTGGGGAAGTGATTTTACCTGCTTAATAATTGCCTTTAAATCATCAAAAATTTTAATAGCATCTAAATCTTGAAGATTGATCCACATGGGTTCACCTTCAAGACTTGATTTAAGATTTACTGTTTTAGTTTGACTAGTAGTCACAAAAAGCATCAGGTTTTTACCAAAAAAATTAGCAACATGAACAACGCCACGCAGCGCAACCTTTTCAATTTCTAGGCCAGTTTCTTCTAAAACTTCCCGTTTAGTGTTGGCAATAATGCCTTCACCAAGCTCAATATGACCGCCGGGCGGATCATAAAAACCAGCCAGTTTACCTTTTTCCCGCGAAAATTTAAGCAGTAAAATTTGCCCTTTTTCATTAAAAACCAGACAAATTGTACGAGGGATAATTTGATGTCTTTGACTCATGCTTAAACTCCTCCCGTCCCTTTTAAATAAATTGCTTGCCAAGGTTTGTATGTTGAATAAAAAGTTTTTTCGTGCAGAACTTCGTTATTTTTGACCACCTTCCAATCAAAAGCAGTTTTGGCTCCCCAAGCAGCCCAATCAATTTGTTTAACCACTCCAGCAGGTAGAGTTGGGTCATCTTGGTACATATCGGGAGGAGGAGGAGTTTGATCCCAGACTCGGGATTTACTGATCTCTACCTGGCGGCCATCGCTGGTACCAAAAAGCTCAA
The window above is part of the Candidatus Beckwithbacteria bacterium genome. Proteins encoded here:
- a CDS encoding type 1 glutamine amidotransferase-like domain-containing protein codes for the protein MLILTSSGKFIIQNNINQYLPKKITDCKIAYISTASKKVHDDSYAKNFQNTINKLNFSFNDIDIAGMNEGELRKALDGHDIIFVEGGNTYYLLKSVRDSNFEKVIKEKLSEGVVYIGSSAGSYITGPSIIMSTFNERGFDRFGITDFTAMNIVPFLLKAHYTPDMMERLKKDFSNTGHPLRILTDKQALIINNGAVQLLGEGDEIIL
- a CDS encoding histidine phosphatase family protein codes for the protein MKLILTRHGLTEENIAGIIQGHLPGKLSKEGIEQAKKLAKRLKSERIDAIYSSDLARAADTTKEIAKYHAHIIVNYVQDLREKFLGPWQGKSKEELGFGKETSLTSVTCEVGESTEELFNRASQFLQTVLKKHSQETVLMVGHNGINRALIAALTSKTHQDLRTIEKLKNTSVCIFEIDENKNYTIISFNCIKHLK
- a CDS encoding cytochrome b5 domain-containing protein, whose protein sequence is MKKIFISFLFFSGILLTACNTSASTQNQSQPQISPTQSQTTSTPDNTTETKTYSLDEVAKHNGESDCWLVIHDKVYDVTKFIPTHPGGKAIVQGCGIDATALFDSKPAHAGKAQDLLPDYLIGSIK
- a CDS encoding desulfoferrodoxin, which gives rise to MAKRHQIFRCNVCGHIIEVLQEGSGTLVCCNQPMELLEPKTQDQGQEKHVPVVEKTANGIKVKVGEIEHPMEKDHFIQWIQLIADGVCYRKFLHPGEKPEAEFEVQAQEMTVREYCNLHGLWQK
- a CDS encoding MBL fold metallo-hydrolase, with translation MEIITIPVGRLQVNCYLLIAENKETLIIDPGDDADLIAQKISEEQLKPLAMLATHGHFDHVMAAFELQENFNIPFLLDPKDEFLLERLSQTASHFLGEKVEAWPPRKITPLSIETIRELSLPKEFDFKIIPTPGHTPGSASLYFPCHPESSMKSKAKDLAEKKILRSAQNDIASCVFVGDVLFAGGGFGRTDFSYCSSADLQKSIARLFALPDETIIYSGHGEGSRIESEKEYFD
- a CDS encoding NUDIX domain-containing protein — encoded protein: MSQRHQIIPRTICLVFNEKGQILLLKFSREKGKLAGFYDPPGGHIELGEGIIANTKREVLEETGLEIEKVALRGVVHVANFFGKNLMLFVTTSQTKTVNLKSSLEGEPMWINLQDLDAIKIFDDLKAIIKQVKSLPQNTVFTARSEFDKSGKMVRWEIEV
- a CDS encoding rubrerythrin family protein, translated to MKDTISNLAKAFIGESQARNRYTFYAKIAQKEGYEEIAANFELTAAQEKEHAKWLMRLINQLKEKEQFDSLQVEAEVPTTLETTIENLKAAIAGENYEYTSMYPGFADIAEKEGMKEIAARLRSIAVAEQNHEDRYKKFLKQLEEKTVFKKKQKVTWVCRNCGYVHEGTDAPMICPSCSHPQAFFEVKK